GTGAAGCTGTCCTGATTCTCCCAATGGATCGTTGCCCGCTTGCCTTCGAGCAACCCCGCCTTGGCGAGCGTGTAAGAGGCGGTGCAAAGCCCGCCCATGACCAGCCCCTTGCGCGCTTCGCGTCTAAGCCAGCCAATCAGTTTCTTGGTGGAGTTCTGCTGAATGTCGATCCCGCCACAAACCAGAATGGTATCGTCGCGGTGCAATTCCCCCAAATCACCATCAAGGCGGAACTCTGTGCCTGCCGAACACGAGATGCTCTCGCCGCCTTCGCCCACAAGCTTCCAGCTAAAAAGCTCCTTGCCCGCCATCCGGTTAGCCAGACGCAGACATTCCAGTGCAGATGCGAAACTCAGCAGCGTGAAATCGTTGAGCAGCGCAAAGACAAAACGCCGTGTCCGGTCTTCGCCGAACGTCTCAACCGCTAAGGTTTGATCCTTGCCCCCCATCGGCCGCTCCTCCAACCGCCATCCACATGCGACGCCCCTTGTCGTCTTTGTCAAATGGGCACGGGCGATGCGCCGCGTCAAGAGGGGGAATCCGAGGTGGTCAGTCGGTTTTCGACGCGGTATAGAGTGACCCTCAAAAGCGGTTCGCGTTTTTCCATCTCTGGGCAACGCGAAACCGAAAGGCCAAGTGACCGGAGCAAGACGATGACTGACTGGCAAAAAAACGGCTGGCGCGCAAAGCCGCGCATCCAGATGCCGGACTATACGGATGATACCGCTTTGCAAGCCGCAGAGGCGCGCCTTGCACAATATCCGCCACTGGTTTTTGCCGGAGAGGCGCGAAGCCTGAAAGAACAGCTCGGTGCCGCGTCGCGTGGCGAAGCGTTCCTGCTTCAGGGCGGTGATTGCGCCGAAAGTTTCGAGCAGTTCAGCGCCGATGCGATCCGTGACACCTTCAAGGTGATGCTGCAAATGGCGATGGTTCTGACTTACGGGGCCAAGGTGCCGGTGGTGAAAGTCGGCCGCATGGCCGGGCAATTCGCCAAACCGCGCTCGGCCCCGACCGAGACGGTTGATGGCGTCGAATTGCCGTCCTATCGCGGCGACATCATCAACGAGCTGGCCTTTACCGAAACCTCGCGCGTGCCCGACCCGGCCAAGATGTTGCAGGCCTATACGCAGGCCGCAGCGACGCTCAACCTCATTCGCGCATTTTCAACCGGCGGCTATGCCGATGTGCATCAGGTCCATCAATGGACGCTGGGCTTCACCGAAGGCGAAAAGGCCGCGCGCTACCGCGAAATGGCAGGCCGGATCAGTGATGCGCTTGATTTCATGGGGGCTGCGGGCGTGAACAGCGCCACGGCCTCTTCGTTGCGCACGGTGAATTTCTTCACCTCGCACGAGGCGCTTTTGCTGGAATACGAAGAGGCGCTGACCCGCGTTGATTCGACCTCAGGCAACTGGCTTGCTGGCTCAGGCCATATGGTCTGGATCGGCGACAGAACCCGCCAACCCGATGGCGCGCATGTGGAGTTTGCCCGTGGTGTGCTCAACCCCGTTGGCCTCAAATGCGGCCCGACGATGGAGCCGGACGACCTCAAACGCCTGCTGGCGCGGCTCAACCCCGAGAACGAGGCCGGCAAGCTTACCCTGATCGCGCGATTCGGTGCGGGTAAGGTGGGCGAACACCTGCCGCGCCTGATAAGGACCGTCCAGCAGGAAGGGGCCAATGTGCTCTGGGTTTGCGATCCGATGCATGGCAACACCATCAAATCCTCAAGCGGCTACAAGACCCGGCCGTTTCAGGCGGTCCGCAGCGAAGTGCAGGAGTTCTTCTCGGTTCACAAATCCGAGGGCACGATCCCGGGCGGTGTACATTTCGAGATGACCGGCCAAGACGTGACCGAATGCACCGGCGGCGTGCGCGCGGTTACCGACGAAGATCTTTCGTCACGCTATCACACCGCGTGTGATCCACGGCTCAACGCCTCGCAATCGCTGGAACTGGCCTTCCTTGTCGCAGAGGAATTGACCGCATTGAGAGGGGACAGCAAGGCGGCGGCTGTTTAAGCGCAAAGCTCCTTCAGCCCGCAAGCCGTGCCAGCGGCGGACCGGCCCTGTGGGCCGGCGGCCCTTGATTCCATGCCGCGCTGCTACGGTACGCGGTCCCCCTGCATCCTTCACTCGTCAGACTTGACCAAGCGCAAATAGTCCGGGCGCGCCTCCGACCTGCGCGGCGTGTCCGCGAACCGGGCAGGGGCTCGCCAAAACCTTGTTGCTGCCGCATCTGCGTCTGCGGGTTGTCGCGCAACCGCGCCTCATGTGGCGCGCTACCCGGCAGAGCCAGTGGGCGCAGCTCGGTTCCGGTGATGTTGAACCGGCGCGGCGCGCGGCCAAGCGGCCCGTGGGTCTCAAAGCATCCCAGAACGCGACTGATCTCTCCGAAATCGTTTTCCAGCGGCAACAGAATCATCTGGCCGTCAAGTGGCGGCTTGCCGATGCCGTCTTCGCCACGCAGATGAATGCGCGCGGTGGCGGGGGCGCTCATCACCTGATCGAGCAACTCGCTAAAGGCGCGCCGCCCGGCGGGTGGAATGAACGAACTCACCGGCATTCCGCGCACCTCCATGCCCATCAGATCGGAAAGATGCATCCCCGCGATCCGCAGGCGCGCCTGCCCCGGTGCGATCTTTTCCAGAATG
This is a stretch of genomic DNA from Aquicoccus sp. G2-2. It encodes these proteins:
- a CDS encoding 3-deoxy-7-phosphoheptulonate synthase class II; this encodes MTDWQKNGWRAKPRIQMPDYTDDTALQAAEARLAQYPPLVFAGEARSLKEQLGAASRGEAFLLQGGDCAESFEQFSADAIRDTFKVMLQMAMVLTYGAKVPVVKVGRMAGQFAKPRSAPTETVDGVELPSYRGDIINELAFTETSRVPDPAKMLQAYTQAAATLNLIRAFSTGGYADVHQVHQWTLGFTEGEKAARYREMAGRISDALDFMGAAGVNSATASSLRTVNFFTSHEALLLEYEEALTRVDSTSGNWLAGSGHMVWIGDRTRQPDGAHVEFARGVLNPVGLKCGPTMEPDDLKRLLARLNPENEAGKLTLIARFGAGKVGEHLPRLIRTVQQEGANVLWVCDPMHGNTIKSSSGYKTRPFQAVRSEVQEFFSVHKSEGTIPGGVHFEMTGQDVTECTGGVRAVTDEDLSSRYHTACDPRLNASQSLELAFLVAEELTALRGDSKAAAV
- a CDS encoding PAS domain-containing protein, encoding MRATENQHGKVIDMTGRRSETSYRAVSEVEAYWQALRAKCHVPKRSDIDPRGIENALEYAFILEKIAPGQARLRIAGMHLSDLMGMEVRGMPVSSFIPPAGRRAFSELLDQVMSAPATARIHLRGEDGIGKPPLDGQMILLPLENDFGEISRVLGCFETHGPLGRAPRRFNITGTELRPLALPGSAPHEARLRDNPQTQMRQQQGFGEPLPGSRTRRAGRRRARTICAWSSLTSEGCRGTAYRSSAAWNQGPPAHRAGPPLARLAG